A region of the Peredibacter starrii genome:
ATCTTGAACTTTTTGGTCCTAACAAGCTTTGATTATTTTGCTTTCAGAAACTTTGGTCCTAGGTTTATGACTTATCCCAAGACCATAGTCAGCGCTTTTATTTGCTATGCTCTTACTTTGAACATCGGCGCGTTTGTTGGAGGTTTGGGATTTAGATATCGCATTTACTCAAGATGGCATGTACCGACGAAGACCGTTCCCTACATCATTGCTTCATCCATTATTTCTAATTGGTCCGGATATATTCTACTCTTAAGCGGCATCTTTCTATTTAAACCAGAAGGGACAGAGGCCATGAGATTTATCCCTGGCTGGGTCATGACTCTGATAGGAACGGCAGGCATTCTCTCCATCGTTGGATATTTATATCTCTGCTTTAAACGTTACCGAGGAAAATTCGGTAAACTGGATTTCCAATTTCCTACCCTAACGGCCGCTGCTATCCAATTGGTCCTCTCTTCCATTCAGTGGCTCATCTTGGGTCTCATTATTTATCTCTATCTTCATGAACTTGGGACCAGTATCAACTATGGTGAATCAGTTATTACTATTCTTATGTCGGCCATCGCGGGAATCATCACCCACATTCCGGCCGGTATGGGAGTCATTGAAAATTTGTTTTTACATGTCGGAGAAAATTCAGAGGCATCGAGAATACTCGTTGCTCTGATTTGCTACCGAACTGTTTACTACCTCCTTCCTTTGATGATCGCGATTCCATCGTACTTTTTGTTGGAGCTTTATCAGAGAAAGGAACAACTAGGAGGTCATTATGCTAAACAATCTTAATGCCATTACTACTATTGGTGTAAAAGACATCAATCGCGCGAGAGAGTTCTATGAAAAGAAATTAGGACTTACTCCAGTTGAGTCAGCTGAACCAATGGAAGAAGTGCAAATGTTAAAAAGTGGTAACACGCTGGTGGAACTGTACAAATCAGAATTCGCCGGGACTAACAAGGCAACGGCCATCTCTTGGGTCGTTGGAGACGATATTGCCAAAGAAGTTGATGCTCTTAAAAAGAAAGGGATCAGTTTCGAGCACTATGATTTTCCAGAGGCCAAGCTCGAAGGCGACGTGCATGTTATGGGAAACATTAAAGCTGCATGGTTTAAAGACCCAGATGGAAACATCCTCTGTTTAGGTAACCACTAATTGTAAAAGGCGAGCGAAGGATTTAGAGTTGAATATGGACAAAATTCAAACTCTCATCTCCTTCGTTAAGCCTTATTACAATACTCCTGACCCTGCTCATGATTGGGCACATATTGGTCGAGTGGCAAAGACCGCTCGACAACTTGCTGAAGGTCTGAACGTCAACATGGATTGCGTTCTTGCTGGGGTTTACTGTCACGATCTCGTAAATCTTCCCAAAGATCATCCTGATAGAAAGAATGCATCTACCCTTGCTGCTAAAGAGGCCAAACCTCTGCTTGAAAAATCAGGATTTACTCCCGATGAAATCGCCATTGTGGAAAAGGCCATCATTGAACATAGTTTCTCAAAAGGACTTAAGCCGTCTTGCTTAGAGGCCGCCATTGTTCAAGATGCTGATCGCTTAGATGCACTGGGTGCCATTGGAATTCTTCGTTGTGCGGCCGTAAATACTCAAATGAAGGCTAATTTCTACGATCCTTTCGACCCATTGGCCGAAGAGCGCGAACTTAATGATAAAGCTTTCATGATTGATCACTACTACGTGAAGTTGTATAAGCTTCCGGGGATGATGAATACGGAACGTGGACGTAAGCTCGGTGAAGAGCGTGTGGCCTACATGAAAACATTCATCAATACACTTATGGGTGAAATCCGAGGTTAATTATGTTCCACATTGAATCGGTCTTTGATGATTCTCAGAAATACTATGAGTCGCTTGAGCGCGAACTCATGGGTCTGATTGAAGGTGAGAAAAATCTCATCGCCAATCTCGCCAATATCTCTTCATGGATTTATCACGCTTATCCGGAACTTAACTGGAGTGGCTTTTATCTTTGGAACGAAGAGGACCAGGAGCTGGTCCTAGGACCTTTCCAGGGGAAGCCTGCTTGTATTCGTATTAAGGCCACTCGCGGAGTTTGTGGTGCTGCTTATACAAAGGGTGAAACAGTTCGTGTGGAGGATGTACATGCATTTCCTGGGCATATTGCTTGTGATGCGGCCTCATTGTCTGAACTCGTGGTTCCACTTAAAAAGAATGGCAAAGTTTATGGAGTTCTAGATTTAGACTCTCCTAAAACAAATCGCTTCTCAGCAAATGCTGAAAGAGAATTTACTCGCATCATGAATAAGGTTTCGGAAAAGATTTTCTAGGCCGCTTTTTCTACTGGTGCTGGCTCTTCCTGAGGAGCTGGCGCCGGAAGCTTCAATACCTTCTCTTCTTTCTTGAAGAACTTGTAATAAAGAATCACAGCTAAACCATAAAATCCACCGGCCATATAGAATGTCGGCCCAAAGTCATAGGCCTCAATCATATATCCGCCCAGACGAGTACTGGTGGTGTAAACCAGGTGATAGAAGAACAAAATAATCGCGGAAGCAAACACGCACTCTTTCTCTCGCACGCGTTCCATCTCAAACATACTGGTAATCGGGCTCGACATGTTCATGAGCATCCCGCGCATGAAAAAGCAGCTTAATACAATCCCAACGTTCCCAGTTAGTCCCATCGCCACCATGAATGGAATTGAAAGCATTGAAGAAACCAGAATGAATCTTAGTTGGCTCGTTCTCTTCACAATCGTTGGAGTCATGAAAATTCCCGTGAAGATGAAAAATTGAAGAGCGGCATAGGCCACACCAATCATTTCTGGACCAAGCTTGAATTTCTCTTTCAAGTAAAGATTCATGAACGGAACGATTAATCCCCCACCGAACGCAAAACAAAGTTTAGGAATGATAAGTTTCGCGAGAATGTTCCAATCTTTTTCACGAAGACCATCAAAGAGACGTTTCTTCACCTTAGGAATTGGCACACGTTGGATACGAAGGAACATGATGTTCGATGAGAACACTACTCCAAGGGCGAGCATGATAGAAGTTCTATAAACTTCAATTTGTGAAAGTGATGGATGAACCCAATCCACTAACTCTGGAAGAAATCCACCAATCAGATAACCAATTAAGTGCGCACCCATATTGAGACCTGAGTTCAAGGTGAACAGATGCACGCGCACTTCAGGTGTCGAGTTACGAAGATAAAATGGTGAGACCGAAATATTGAACAGGGCCTGGAACATGCTCGCGAGTAGTCCAAACGCGAAGAGCGATCCCTGATCCGTATTTAAGATCTGCATGAAGTAGAAAATTGAAGAACAAAGTAGACCCGTGGTCACCAAGTGCTTCACGTGAAACTTCTCAACAATGAAGGCCGCTGGAATTGCCATCAAAGAAATTCCCAGCGAGGTGGTCGAAATCAAATTACCAATCACTGACTCACCGAAGCCCAGTTCCTTTAGATAAAGGTTGAATAATAGGCTGTAGATCGAGAGACCCATCCCCTGAATAGCGTTACCTACCAGGAAGAGTTTCACGTTCGGAGAAAATTGATGGAAATGTGAGCGATAGACACGAACCATGGAATGATTCTAGCGCGTAATTGGATTCGGTAGAATTGGGTAAAAAATTATTTTTACACCTGGCATTAAATGCAAATTGTTTGATATACCGAACTGACCTCGATATGATCCGGCCCTGTTATCTAATTAGGGAGAATTTCCGATGAAATACTTACTGCTTTTAGGACTACTCGGTTCGTGCTCTTCATTCGCTAATTTCGTTTACATGAAGGAGAACGCCAAAGGAAAATCCGTTCAATATCACGTGAATGGAACAACTTACGCAATCAACGATACAACGAACAAGCTCTGGGCCCTATATCCAGATGTTACTCCAGATGGTAACGAGTTCGTTTACTGTGAAGGTGAAGCTCAAAATGCTCTTGGCCTCACTTACTATAACAAGAAAAAGAACCTGACTCAAAGATTCGGCCTTAAAGACAAGGGCATGCTTCTGCATCCGAAGTTTTCTAAGAACGGTAAGTTCATTTTCTACTCGGCCCCAGGCAAGAACGGCAAAAACACAATCTTCTACTTTGATCGTGTAGCCGAAGTTGAACGCCAAGGTACAAATCTTGCGGACTACTCTCTGACTAATGCTAAGGCGATTGATGAGTCGGAAGAGTCATATTTCCCTCGCCCATCTTCTGATGGAAACTTCGTGGTTTATCAGAAGAACACTCCGGGTAAAAAAGAGATCATGCTTTTTGATCGTTTGGAAAATAAGAAGACAGTCCTTGCTGAAGGTATGTCGCCGGCACTTTCATTTGATGAGCGTTTAGTGGCTTTCACTTCTAAGAAAGAAGGTAACTGGAACGTGTACACAATTGATCGCGTGACGAAAGAAGTAAAACAAATCACTTCTGATGAGCACGATGAGATGGCCCCGACTTTCATGACGGATAACACTCTGGTGTTCGCGTCTAACAAGTCTGGAAACTTCCACCTTTATAAGTCTGTTGATTCTAAGTGGGAGCCAATGTTCTCAGTTGAGAAAGAGACGGATTACTACGCTCCTCAGTTCGCTGGTGATACTCAGTATAAGCAAGGTGAAAGAGCTCCGTTCATTGGTGGCGCTCGTTCTTCATTCGGAACTGTTTCACACAACGGCATGATCTATATGGCCGGTGGTCACCAGGGTCCAGAGCATACTTATCCGGAAGAATCATTCACGGATCATTTCATTGCTTACGATATTGCGAAGAATGAGTGGAAGACACTTGCTCCTCGCCCTGTGAAGGCCCATGGTTATCAGATCGCAGCTTTTGGTGATTATGTTTATGCATTTGGTGGATTCGCTTTCTCGCCTGATCATAAGCCAAAGTGGAAGTCACTTGATATGATCCACCGTTACAGCATTAAAGAGAACAAGTGGGAGCTTATTGGAAAGCTTGCTACTCCAAGATCATCGAACGTTGCTGTGACAATTGATGAGAAGGTTTACCTTCTTGCTGGTTGGAACTCGACTCCGAAGAAAGAAAACGATTTCGATGGAACTTTTCTATCGTCAGTTGAAGTGTTTGATCTGAAGACTGAGAAGATTGAGACGGCTCCTTATACGATGCCAATGCCACTTCGTCGTGCGCTTACTGGTATTGAGCACAATGATAAGATCGTTCTGATTGGTGGTCTGGGTGAAGGTGCTACGCACTTTGAATTGATCATGAATGTAACGTCGATTGATCCAGTAACTGGTACAGCGACTGAAATGCAGCCGCTTCCGTTTGCGACTTTTGCTCCAGCAGCTGAAGTGCTTGGGAATGAATTGTTTGTATTCGGTGGAATGTTTAAGACTGGTGAGTGGAATTATGAGTACGTGTCTCATATCTACGCGCTTAACTTAGAGAAGAAAGAATGGAGACACACTGGAAGATCGCTCAAAGAAACGAAAGGTTTCTCCCAAGTGTTCCATGTCGATCAGAAAACTTTGGGAATTCTTGGTGGTCACCACTACTTTGAAGGACAGGATTTTCCGGTTTCGACGTTTGAGACGTTTAGTAAGTAAGATGAAAGAGAAAGGGCCCTGAAGAGGGCCCTTATATTGAAAGTAGCTATTTCTTAAAACTTGCAAACTCACCGTTCAGAAACTTAGATCTTATCTTCCTCTCGGTAGTTTCAGAGATCGACTTCCCGTAATGACTATTAAGCATTTCCTTCTTAGATATTTTCTGATCAACAAGAAAGTTCGCTGAGAACACTTCTACTAAATCAGCAGGTGACTCAAATAACTCAAACACTTCAATACATTCCAAAAATTCAATTCTTACTTGTTGTCCATAAGGGTTTATATAATTACCTTCATAATCCTTTGCTTCCTTCCTTGCTTTTTTAATAGCTTCATTGAAGTTTTTAGCTTTGATCAGGATAATTCTCTCCTCAAGCAATGCGTATTTCGAATCCGGTTTTTGTTTAACTTTTGATTTACCACGAGCCTCTATCCAATAGAGAGATTTTCCACAATAAAACTTTGATTTATTTTTTACAGTTTTCATTTCGCTTCTTCTTGTTACGTTCTTTTAAAATTTAAGCTGTTTCGTGTACCGTAGCTTTTCCTTACCCTTAGCTTTATCTAATAATTTTTTAAGCTCTTCAGTAGAAACACCCTCTAGTCCAGTGTCCCCAATATTTTGATTTCCGCCTTTAGAATAAGTAAGTCCAACACTTGCCGCCCCAACTCCCATGCCTACAGAACTTGCAGAGCTTCCTACTCCTCCATATCCAGGCTCACTTGTAGCCATGGTTGCTAAGCCTTCTGGATCAAAAAAGTTCACTGGCTCATTAAACACATAACCATAAAGATTTTCATCTCCACCTTCGAAGAGAATCGGATCCTTACTCATCCATCGACCAACGAGTTGGTTCCAGCAGACTTATCCTCACTAGGATGAAAGAGAAAGGGGCCCTGAAGAAGCCCCTTTATTTTATACCTTTGTTAATTTCCAACTAATGGACAGATATTTTATATCTTTATTCAATGTCAAATATTGATCACGATATTTAATATCAACCCAAACACATTTTTCTGATGCTGAAGTCGCTAGAAAAGCATCTCCCTCAGGGGATAAAATACACATATCTTCTGGTAAATTAGGCTGTTCCCAAGAGGCAAAAGAATCCGAATACTTTCTGAGTATTTCTAGAGAATCTTTTACAAAATCAAATATAAGAATATTTGCTTTATCATCAAAGATTTGAGTGCATGGCCAGTTATCTGAAGTAAAATCTTTCTTAAGATAAGGATGCATTTCATTTAAAAAAGCAGAATTATTTTTGTCAAAATCAATTTCTGGACGAATCACGAACAAAACGTAACGGCCTCCTTGATTTATGGCAAAATTAAGCATCTTCTCGTATAGTGTTTCATCATTATACATTCTATTTTCCTGTATATGATCAACTGGTCCAATGTGGTAATGAGGCTTGGAGCCATATCCATCTCCTGGATGCGCCTCAGGACCTCGACTCGGAACTCAAAGTAGGATCCAGCAGACTTATCCTTAAACTATGCTTCAGGAAAAGTGTACTGGAACCTCATTGCATCACATTGTTTTCCTCTTTTCATTTCTGTAAAATATAACCTGTATTCATCAAATAAAAGAAGATTGCGCTAACGACAAAAGCAAAAAGCCAACTTCCAATTCTAATTAATTTCGAATGCTTCGAAAAATCTTTCTTAAAAGCATATGAAACAAATATAATGATTAGAGCAATCACGACTCCAATCAATCTCATAAAGTCTGCTCTATTCATTGCTCAATCTTTAATTTCACTTCCGCCAGCGAAAGTAAATTCGTCCTTATAAGAATATTGTGAAGGGAATTGGGATTAGAACGTACTCAATTTTTCTTAAGCAATTTATCGACAAAGATCCTGATACTTAACATCTAATAGGTCTGTTGGTTTCAAAGCTTCAATCGTCTTTTTAAAGCCACCGCTCTCAATCTTGTCACATCGAACCTTGGCCTCAAAAGCAAATGAAAGTATATCTGCAACGGGACCATCCGAAAGTCGCATATTCTCTTTGAGCTTAACATAGGTCGCTTCAGGAATAGGTTCAACTGTCTGAATGACATTGGATAAAAGCGCACTCAGCATGTAGACCTTGTTATACCCATTACATCTTGGAATAAAAAGATTGGGGCTGTTTGAAAAAATCTCTAACCAGTCACTTGGTGTTCCACGAATATTCTCAATACAATTGCGGTCTCGGATATAAAAGGACTTACTGACGATATGATCTTGGATCACTCCTGCATTCACGTCTTTCAAAAACTCTCCAACGATCTTTTCACACTTTTTGTTATCGTATCCCTGAGGATCCCAGAGCTGACATTCTTCACCAAATTTCTCCAATTTCATTGAACGTTTCTTTTTATTGAACCATTCCTGAAAACGAGAATCTTTCTGAAGATCATGCAAACTAAAAACTCTTTCTGGTTTTCGACATTCTTCTTTGATCGTAATTTCCATTAGGG
Encoded here:
- a CDS encoding lysylphosphatidylglycerol synthase transmembrane domain-containing protein; protein product: MKNKIVAVVTVIFFSIAAYLFYDRISAIDFEDVKQGFSLIRPSVVIGSILLVILNFLVLTSFDYFAFRNFGPRFMTYPKTIVSAFICYALTLNIGAFVGGLGFRYRIYSRWHVPTKTVPYIIASSIISNWSGYILLLSGIFLFKPEGTEAMRFIPGWVMTLIGTAGILSIVGYLYLCFKRYRGKFGKLDFQFPTLTAAAIQLVLSSIQWLILGLIIYLYLHELGTSINYGESVITILMSAIAGIITHIPAGMGVIENLFLHVGENSEASRILVALICYRTVYYLLPLMIAIPSYFLLELYQRKEQLGGHYAKQS
- a CDS encoding GAF domain-containing protein produces the protein MFHIESVFDDSQKYYESLERELMGLIEGEKNLIANLANISSWIYHAYPELNWSGFYLWNEEDQELVLGPFQGKPACIRIKATRGVCGAAYTKGETVRVEDVHAFPGHIACDAASLSELVVPLKKNGKVYGVLDLDSPKTNRFSANAEREFTRIMNKVSEKIF
- a CDS encoding VOC family protein — its product is MLNNLNAITTIGVKDINRAREFYEKKLGLTPVESAEPMEEVQMLKSGNTLVELYKSEFAGTNKATAISWVVGDDIAKEVDALKKKGISFEHYDFPEAKLEGDVHVMGNIKAAWFKDPDGNILCLGNH
- a CDS encoding HD domain-containing protein, whose product is MDKIQTLISFVKPYYNTPDPAHDWAHIGRVAKTARQLAEGLNVNMDCVLAGVYCHDLVNLPKDHPDRKNASTLAAKEAKPLLEKSGFTPDEIAIVEKAIIEHSFSKGLKPSCLEAAIVQDADRLDALGAIGILRCAAVNTQMKANFYDPFDPLAEERELNDKAFMIDHYYVKLYKLPGMMNTERGRKLGEERVAYMKTFINTLMGEIRG
- a CDS encoding MFS transporter gives rise to the protein MVRVYRSHFHQFSPNVKLFLVGNAIQGMGLSIYSLLFNLYLKELGFGESVIGNLISTTSLGISLMAIPAAFIVEKFHVKHLVTTGLLCSSIFYFMQILNTDQGSLFAFGLLASMFQALFNISVSPFYLRNSTPEVRVHLFTLNSGLNMGAHLIGYLIGGFLPELVDWVHPSLSQIEVYRTSIMLALGVVFSSNIMFLRIQRVPIPKVKKRLFDGLREKDWNILAKLIIPKLCFAFGGGLIVPFMNLYLKEKFKLGPEMIGVAYAALQFFIFTGIFMTPTIVKRTSQLRFILVSSMLSIPFMVAMGLTGNVGIVLSCFFMRGMLMNMSSPITSMFEMERVREKECVFASAIILFFYHLVYTTSTRLGGYMIEAYDFGPTFYMAGGFYGLAVILYYKFFKKEEKVLKLPAPAPQEEPAPVEKAA
- a CDS encoding DUF4288 domain-containing protein, translating into MKTVKNKSKFYCGKSLYWIEARGKSKVKQKPDSKYALLEERIILIKAKNFNEAIKKARKEAKDYEGNYINPYGQQVRIEFLECIEVFELFESPADLVEVFSANFLVDQKISKKEMLNSHYGKSISETTERKIRSKFLNGEFASFKK
- a CDS encoding Kelch repeat-containing protein, translating into MKYLLLLGLLGSCSSFANFVYMKENAKGKSVQYHVNGTTYAINDTTNKLWALYPDVTPDGNEFVYCEGEAQNALGLTYYNKKKNLTQRFGLKDKGMLLHPKFSKNGKFIFYSAPGKNGKNTIFYFDRVAEVERQGTNLADYSLTNAKAIDESEESYFPRPSSDGNFVVYQKNTPGKKEIMLFDRLENKKTVLAEGMSPALSFDERLVAFTSKKEGNWNVYTIDRVTKEVKQITSDEHDEMAPTFMTDNTLVFASNKSGNFHLYKSVDSKWEPMFSVEKETDYYAPQFAGDTQYKQGERAPFIGGARSSFGTVSHNGMIYMAGGHQGPEHTYPEESFTDHFIAYDIAKNEWKTLAPRPVKAHGYQIAAFGDYVYAFGGFAFSPDHKPKWKSLDMIHRYSIKENKWELIGKLATPRSSNVAVTIDEKVYLLAGWNSTPKKENDFDGTFLSSVEVFDLKTEKIETAPYTMPMPLRRALTGIEHNDKIVLIGGLGEGATHFELIMNVTSIDPVTGTATEMQPLPFATFAPAAEVLGNELFVFGGMFKTGEWNYEYVSHIYALNLEKKEWRHTGRSLKETKGFSQVFHVDQKTLGILGGHHYFEGQDFPVSTFETFSK